The sequence CGCGCCGCCTGCACGCCGATGCGACCGATCCAGCAGATGTCGGCCGCCGTGCGGACTCGCCTGACGACTTTTTACTGTTGCCGCTCGGTGGAGTGATGTACAATCAACCCTGCTGAACGAGGAGGACGCAAGGAATCGTTTCCGCCACCACCATGAGTGCCGACGCCTCACACCTTCAGCCTGCCCGGACGCCGCCCTTGTTTTCCGGCCATCCGTCCCCCGCACGCCGCCTGCCTGATTACGCCGCAGCCGCGCCGGCCTCCCGGCTGTACCGCTGACAGTGGGGGGAGCGCGAGGGCCGTATGAAAGCCATCCTGGTGATCGCCAACGACGCGGAAGCCTGCCGGACCATCACCGAGTGCCTGCGGGCGGAATACAAGGTGGAAGTTCACCCGAACAAGGAAGCCTGCCTCGACGCGCAGCGGAAGAAGCGGTACGAGTTCATCCTGATCGACCTCCTGCTGCTGCGGGACGGCCGGCCGGTGAACGGCTACTTCGATTACAAGGCGGTGCTGCAGCCGTTCTGGCAGGCGTATCCAATGTCGGAACTCATCGTCATGAGCCAGCCTGCGATGATCCGCGACGCGGTGATGGCGGTGAAGCAGGGCGCCAGCAACTACATCACCTATCCCATTCACCCCGACGAACTCCGCTACGTCAAGGAGAGCCTGCAGGAGGCCCTGAAGATCCACTACGAGCTCCAGTACCTGCGGGACAGCTTCTGGCAGGAGGACTCGCTGGAGCTGATCCGCACCAACAGCCCGGTGATGAAGGAGGTCTTCGGCAAAGTGCGGGCCGTCTCGACCACCAAGACCACCGTGCTGCTTACCGGCGAGACGGGAACGGGGAAGGGGGTTGTGGCCAAGCTGATCCACCAGCACAGCACCCGGCGCGACAATCAGTTCATCGCCATCCACTGCGGCGCGATTCCCGACACCCTGCTGGAGAGCGAGCTGTTCGGTCACGAGAAGGGCGCGTTCACCGGCGCCATCCGCCGCAAGCTCGGCAAGTTCGAGATCTCCCAGGGGGGCACCATCTTCCTGGATGAGATATCCACCATCAGCCCGTCGATGCAGATCAAGCTCCTGCAGATTCTCCAGGACCGGACCTTCCAGCGGGTGGGCGGCGAGGACGTCATCGAGGTGGACGTCCGCATCCTCGCCGCCACGAACGAGGATCTGGGCAAGATGTGCGACGACGGCAGCTTCCGGCGGGACCTGTACTATCGTCTCAATGTTTTTCCCATCG is a genomic window of Acidobacteriota bacterium containing:
- a CDS encoding sigma-54-dependent Fis family transcriptional regulator, which gives rise to MKAILVIANDAEACRTITECLRAEYKVEVHPNKEACLDAQRKKRYEFILIDLLLLRDGRPVNGYFDYKAVLQPFWQAYPMSELIVMSQPAMIRDAVMAVKQGASNYITYPIHPDELRYVKESLQEALKIHYELQYLRDSFWQEDSLELIRTNSPVMKEVFGKVRAVSTTKTTVLLTGETGTGKGVVAKLIHQHSTRRDNQFIAIHCGAIPDTLLESELFGHEKGAFTGAIRRKLGKFEISQGGTIFLDEISTISPSMQIKLLQILQDRTFQRVGGEDVIEVDVRILAATNEDLGKMCDDGSFRRDLYYRLNVFPIELPPLRARLEDIPVLTEVFLDRLNRHHLKDIVGIHPLVMEAFTRYTWPGNIRELENLVERAYILETSSMLTPESFPSELFASGESGTRIEMDTSLTLAEIRHRTVESVERRYLKEMLTLHRGKIAATAKATGISVRQLHKLMARYGIRKEDFKYIPTAKTKKES